The Channa argus isolate prfri chromosome 13, Channa argus male v1.0, whole genome shotgun sequence DNA window CTTGTTTGTGCTGCCCCCAGATGGCCACAAAAACCATAATAACAGGACGGCATTTCAATGAAATTACAATTAACACAACGACCACCGATGTGCAGAGTAGAAGAGCTATtaatcattttcaaatttatggaaaaccaaacaaatgacatttccaGCCACTCTGTGTTTCAGAATACATACATCATGAAGCAGAGGCTGACTGCTGATATATAGTCAGGATTTATTCCCTAAGATCAATAAAGATCCATGTTTATCCTGGGCTTCAGATTTCTAATACCTGATATATTAGTTGGCTACTGTGATGAAGAAAAACTACAGTCTGAAATAATGATGCACACCTTCATGAGCACCTGTCATCATTTGTTACTTCCTGATCATCTATTAAAAAGGATTCTGGCATTATTGGCTGTAACATAAAGTTAGGATGAGTTACTCtccatttctaaatgtttctcTGCCCTCATAAAAATTTTTGCACAGCCAAGGAGATTTTTACAAAATTCTATAAATTGCAAAAACAGTTGCATTCCATTCAAAATTCTAAAAccatggaaaaataaataatcattttcaagataataaaatgatgatgatcttaccatcatttgcaaatggcACCGCTCACTCTGGCATGGACACAGCGCTCAGATGCAATCAACCAAGAAACACAGATGACTGCTTTGCCTTCCTCTAGAGCCGCTTTAGTCgtccacatctctctctctccctctctctctctctctctctacttccCAAGtgcttccctccctccctttcacATCACACACCATTATATCCTCATGGCCTTGTACAGCCACCAACTTAAAAATCAATTCCACCTCCTCATCCACACTCAGAATGTCAGGTCGTCCACTGTGGCCATGGCTGTAACCATAAACCCTGTAATTATTGGAAGAACATAGGAAGTAGCCTGCAATTCAACAGATCATCCAGTACCGTGATAGGACATTGAATTGAAATGGCACTAATTATGAAGTAGACTTTTTTCTGCCACTAGCAGAAAGGCCAAATTAAAAGCTTgggtttttgtggtttttcgAAGATTTACAAGTGTAGAATTAGGAAAATGTTCTTGTTTCCTGAgggacaaaacagagaaaaatcaaAATCCTGCTATTCCTGTGCGGCACATTTGCAAAAGCTTTTCACAGCTCCTGGCAGTCTGACGACGCAGGAGATGCTGATTTACACCCTGGTGATTGCAACAACTGAAAACATTATATGTAGGTAAGAATAAAAGTCACTGTTGAGGAAAATCTAATCTGTTTCTAAAAGCTGTGAAAACAGGCTCAATAAAACCACACTGTGCATGGAAAGATGTTTAACCTTCAATGTCTGGACAGGACTGTCAGTATAAATGCTAATGCCTGACAGATTATGGCATTTTAAGATAGAAATTGTTTTCAGTCGCCAAACCTTCAGTCGACAAGGCTTTTGTCTAATGAACACAGAACAGCTTCACAGAATGAGAGAGAATCCTGCAGAACGATTCTAGTCCAGGTAAGTCTCTGATTGAATGTCTGAACAAAATGATTTGCTCACCCACAGCAATGCACACAATGACATTTACTGTTTatcttttgtcttcttttgtaATCAGCGACAACAAATAGAAGTCAAATGTACTATTTATTAGACTGTTTCATCTATTTCATTAAGGCCTGCTTGTGAGACAGTCATTAAAAAGTCTGTCCAAGCAAATTTagctcacatttattttaaattggacATCCTGTCAGAcgtttagaaaatgacaaacaatcTTTGACATACAAATTTGTTTGGATGGTGCAgccaggaaaagaaacaaaagaagtcAAATAGATGTTGGAGGATTAATTTATGCAATGGAATGAGCAGACACAGACTGGATCTTGCAATGTTTTGAATGTTGTATTGGCCTAGATAACTTTGATACTGTaacttgaatacatttttcaaatacaCATCCGATAATTCACCAGACTCTTTTAATCAGTGTGCcgttactaaaaaaaaaacaaaaaaaaatcactttcttACTCTGAAAAAGTACTTTGCATTTCAGTTCTCTGTTTCTCATGTATTCTCATGAGGCttcaacagtttattttaagacCCTACCAAAGAGTAATAATAGAATACCTCTCTATCATCTATTTTTAATCCTGACTTTTAGTCTACACCATGATTGTCTCAAAGTTCAACAGACTGTGTGAAGATGGTGCTCTGATATTGGTCCAGAAATGTATTCTCGATGGACAGAATGACACTATGGTTCTCTGTTCTCACATATCCTAAGCACCATAGTGGCATCTAGTGGGGCTgagaggtaaaaataaaaataaaaataatgacatgaCCCAGATttagttaagttaaaaaaacaacaacatatacgtacaggaaaaaaatactgtcaCATTGCATGTGACCTTTCTAAGGAAAGAAAAACTCTTAGCGTGCATATttctgtcaaacaaacaaaattgtgGTGGGCAAACTGAGCTGGTGTGGTGGTACTTCTGTGAAAACCACACCAGATTTTACTGTGAGTGCCTGAGAGGAGGCTGTCGAGTGGTGATACGCTTACAGAGGAAAAGGTGTTGTAACACTGACTCATACACAGGATGCCGTACTTTGCTGTACTCTGCTAAAACAAAGCCTCCGCACACAGAGGGCTAAATGATAGGACACCAACTTAGAAGAAAAACTGTAGTATGGGTAAACAAAAAGTCCTCAAAGAGTTTAGTCTTAAACCGATGTTTTTTGAGTTATTACAATTCACTGTGTGGTGGACTTGTGATGGACAGTCCAGTCATTATGTGTTGATTTGTTATTACACTCAAAATGTCAGCTGTGGTACTATAGATCTCTCAGAGCCGAGAGAATCTCTGTATTAAATTTGTACCAATTTTCACGGCAATCCGTTCAGTATCTGCGGAGACGTTTTAGAAAAACTTCTTGGTGGTATCTGAGAAAAGGTCCAATGCTTCATATTTTAGGTTCACAATATATCTTATTTGTATAAGAACATATGAAGGCAATTGATCCAAAACAAAATTAGTCGACATATTTCCATCTAGACTGACTTTTATTCTTGGAGTCACGagtttttactgtacagtgaaGGTCACTCACTAGACACTTCAAAAGAAAATatctgtttttgctcttttttctcctgcttcatttgcattttcatcATCAAGTAAGccattcttctctcctcctgatCTCGGAAAAAAGATGCAGAGATTTTTCTGCGCAGCCTTCTGGCATAAACCTCGAAGAACACCAGACAGTAGCTCATCAGCCAGAGACATCCCAGCACGAGTGTAACTCCCAGGTCAGGAGCTGAAGTTGTCACATCACACAGCCATTGCTCGGGGCTGAGGGTCCACTTGTAATCCTTGTGGAAGGATGACAGCTCCTGGTGGGCGCAGAATTTGGGGACAAtacaaagaaaagggaaaaacccCTGAACCTAAAATCGAGAACAAATGAAATTAAGAAGTTAAACGATGAGGAAGCAAATACTGCAGATACAGTAAAAGTGGTGAAACAGTTTGTGCACTGTCTAACCTGGTAATCCACACTTATCCCAGCAGATGTAGGCGGAAAATCCATTAACCAAGGCAGAATCAGCTCAACTATATGATAAACAACATGATCCAAAACTACTATTAAAGTTAttgcaataaaatacaatgttaCCACAGCCAGTGATATCAAACAAGAGGCGCATTCCTGGCTTCTTATTTTACAGATGAGggcattgattttatttttagctgtcTTTTTGTTGCCAGCAGGGTTTGATTCTTTCACGAGCTCCTGGGGGATGTAGCTATTATCGAACTCGACTGATGTCAGGTAAGATTTTAAGTATCGTGCTGATTCAAAGATTAGTAGACCCACAAAAATGGCAGCAAGGATCCGGTTCGACAACAGTTTGCATTCCTGTAGCAGGTTCATGGCGTGTGAGAAGTTGACCTCTATCTGCCCAGTCATCTGTGTTAACCTGCTTTTGACTGCTGACACATTAAAATGCAAGATGTGATCCAGTTTCCTCAAGTTGGTGACGAGGTTCAAATCACCCCCCTTCACTTTGATGACTTCTTCAACGAGGTCTTGCTTCACTTCATTCAAGGGTTCAGAGGAGTTTAATAAAGTCTTTGCTAAACCCTCAGCGGTGCACTTGATGACATGTGTGACCGCTCCTATGTTCACTGTAATATTAGGGATGACTTTTAACACTAAAATCATGACGGAGAGCGAGATGAGGAGTTTGCGTCCCTGTTTAGTAGAGACGGTGGGCAGAATCATGGTCAGCACGCAGCGCAGAGGGTGACACAGGAAGGAGACCAGAAACATGGCCACGCTGTAGATGCAGGTGATCTGAATAGATACTTCATAATTATATGTCAGAGTTTTATACAGCCAATGGTGAAGCAGGCCACCGGTGATGATGCCGAGgctcaaacacagaaacatctgAGTCAGGATGTCTCTGCCAGCAGGTGTAGGTGCGGAGTACACGTCCCAGAAATACAGCAGCACACATTTTAGAGCCTGTCTGCAAGATCCCACTTGGCTCCTGAggataaaaaaacacttgaaagaACGAAACAATTTGACCTTTTGAGAAATTTCCTGATAGCTAAGAAGACACCCACAGCTTAGCTGTGCATAAAGACTCAAAACAGGTGTGTTGAATGGGTTGTTAGAGCTTTGTCACTGTAACAGCTTTTGCTGCGGCTGAAAGTCACACTGTTTGAGCAGTGAGTGGAAACAAAAGGCTGAGCTAAAAATTAAGCAGAAACCTTCTCTAAAGCTGTTGCTAAACATGTGGCTCATACCCACTTCTATTGTATTCAGCTCAGTCGAAAACACCTTATAGTATTTATTAACACACTGCTTGTTTTAtctgtgtacatacagtacaaataaagtacaaaaagttACAGCTTGTAAATTCCCACACAGCAAATTTCCCcataacaatacattttgcaGAATATTATTGCAATTTTGAGAAACCACAAATAAGAcaggtagatagatagatagatagatagatagatagatagatagatagatagatagatagatagatagattgatagatagacagataaaTGCAGCATCCCACAAATGCTGAAAACTATACAATATATGccatatatataatttttaccTGAGATGAGCAAAAAGACTCTGTGTGATGTACTTCATCCTTATGAGCTTAAGGGAAAAAAGGAGTGTTGGAAGAATatattgggggaaaaaaaggaactATACTAACTGAACAGTCACTGTCATGTTATTGTTTGTAGCTGACCTACTGTAAGTTTCCATCTGGGGAACAACATaggaaacaaaatcaaatggAGAGGCATGACACAttgacccaaacacacacatgtgacaTAAACGCAGGGTGACATAAGATTTGGTTTCCctgtatttcaaacatttatctgGTAAAGAGGGGGAAGTTCAGCTCATTGGCTGCATTTTTCAGCTCATTAGTGAACTGTTTCCTGGCTACATTTCCTTTCACTTTGTCAGCAGCTATAAAAAGGACCACGGGTGGGCTTAGATGGGCTTGGgcacactcaaacacaacaaTTGTGTACgcacaaaatctaaaataatgaaaaggcaTCAAATCTTTATAAATGATATCTAGATCTGGGgacaactgaaaatgaaacattttttgggATATTATCTCGTTCCACTGAATAGTCCTGAATGGCAGCAGCGCCATTTTGTACTGCTGGGACAGTGGACCAGTCCCATGTTAACTTTTCCCACGATACTTGTTTGTCATGTGCTGTGGTGACTCTGACCGTGTGTCACAAAGTTCTCATTGGCTGaagtttctgtttcatttttctgtcCCCCTCTGAGCTCTGTTCTCAGCCTCTGTTGATAATCAAGGTTGAGTGTTTAAGAATGATTCACTTCTCTCCTCTGTGTCAGATCCTGATCTCTGTACAGAGCTGCATGCTGAGCCTTCTGCCTGTTATCACTTCTTGATGCTAGCTCATGTTTTTGTGAATTGTTTTTGGGCTGAGGTGTTTAGTTATACTTTCCCTTGCTGCCTAGTATTATATCCTTTTGTTCTCCCTGCTCACGTCACGTTTCGTTCCCCAGTCTACTCCACTGGTTTTCATATTTGGTTTTTATAACTAGTTTTTGGGTTCCCTCAATCAGTCCTCACATCTAGGACTCTGCCAGCCCTAAATTTAGTTTCCCCCCTCAGTCCGTCTACTCCATGTATGATTTTCTTAATTCACTCTGCCTACTTCTGAGTTAGTCTTATTATCCACCTCACCAAGAAGACAGTGGACAGTTTTTGGGTTGTAACCCAACCATTTCACTCAGCCTGATTTATGTTGAGCCATTTAGTCCACTCCGCTTGTCTTTTTGTCCTTAGTCACTCAGTCTGGTTAGTGTTTAGCCTTTTTCGGTTAACCTGTTTATCTCTCctaccctttttttttgtccctctctctctcactcctttGTTCTCTTATGTTAGCCCTGATTATTTGAAGTTCTAGGTTCTTTTCTGCCGATCCATGTTTTGTTACCCACTTAATCCAGGCTTTCTGTGTTATATTCATGTTGAAGCCGTCTTCCTTCTGGAGagatttttgttacttttgccCCAGTTAATAAACTTTACAACACCCTCTCATTGCCTCTGCTCTTGGGTCCATCTGTAACAACCTCCCTGACACCATGCTAACATTGGTCAGTACAACTAAGTTAACCATTAAGGCTTGTGACTTCAGAAAATGTataactttaaataaacactATAGAATTTACAACTGTGTGCTCTCTCAGGCTTCCTGTGTGTGCAGGCTAAAATGTGTTGTGGTAAACCTTACTTTCCTCTATGAACTTGTTACAGGCAAATAGAACAATATACTGTCAGTTTATTTGtaacagcatttattttggGTGCACATCACTTGTACACATACCcataaaagatttaaaagttTGTTCATGCGTTGT harbors:
- the ocstamp gene encoding osteoclast stimulatory transmembrane protein; translation: MKYITQSLFAHLRSQVGSCRQALKCVLLYFWDVYSAPTPAGRDILTQMFLCLSLGIITGGLLHHWLYKTLTYNYEVSIQITCIYSVAMFLVSFLCHPLRCVLTMILPTVSTKQGRKLLISLSVMILVLKVIPNITVNIGAVTHVIKCTAEGLAKTLLNSSEPLNEVKQDLVEEVIKVKGGDLNLVTNLRKLDHILHFNVSAVKSRLTQMTGQIEVNFSHAMNLLQECKLLSNRILAAIFVGLLIFESARYLKSYLTSVEFDNSYIPQELVKESNPAGNKKTAKNKINALICKIRSQECASCLISLAVVTLYFIAITLIVVLDHVVYHIVELILPWLMDFPPTSAGISVDYQVQGFFPFLCIVPKFCAHQELSSFHKDYKWTLSPEQWLCDVTTSAPDLGVTLVLGCLWLMSYCLVFFEVYARRLRRKISASFFRDQEERRMAYLMMKMQMKQEKKEQKQIFSFEVSSE